The following are encoded together in the Malaya genurostris strain Urasoe2022 chromosome 3, Malgen_1.1, whole genome shotgun sequence genome:
- the LOC131434642 gene encoding general odorant-binding protein 67-like, which yields MSNILTFAIYCAVLLGTVLSQPPPDNASCMQGNSNTIRDCCQIPLFVDQSIMNRCATENPTIAPAPGVKKTEGCCIAQCILTTLNIFKNGTIDKTAIKRALSMSIIGADRNFGSLINNTVDDCYNLISTSPAFKAAPVSSTPGRPACSFLPEGFFNCFKSTLFQKCPAVVWIDSADCKQLKQKSISGCSFLSLMG from the exons ATGTCAAATATTCTAACGTTTGCGATTTATTGTGCTGTTTTGCTGGGAACG GTACTAAGCCAACCACCACCCGATAATGCCTCGTGCATGCAAGGAAACTCCAACACCATCCGGGACTGCTGTCAGATACCATTGTTCGTGGACCAGAGCATCATGAATCGGTGTGCAACGGAAAATCCCACCATTGCTCCGGCTCCGGGTGTGAAGAAGACCGAAGGATGT TGTATAGCTCAGTGTATTTTGACAACgctgaacattttcaaaaacgGTACCATCGACAAGACCGCCATCAAGAGGGCACTTTCGATGTCCATCATCGGTGCCGATCGTAACTTCGGTTCGCTGATCAACAACACGGTGGATGATTGTTACAACTTGATCAGCACCAGTCCGGCATTCAAGGCCGCACCGGTTTCGTCGACACCGGGTCGTCCGGCTTGCAGTTTCCTGCCGGAAGGATTCTTCAATTGCTTCAAATCAACACTGTTTCAG aAATGTCCTGCCGTGGTTTGGATCGACAGTGCCGACTGTAAACAACTGAAACAGAAATCGATATCTGGGTGCTCGTTTCTATCTTTAATGGGATAA
- the LOC131436520 gene encoding uncharacterized protein LOC131436520 — protein sequence MKLTKALSLLLIAVIQLTCAVDDKVPANCLGKTFKADPFYCCKTPKLLDEAVIKQCLQLFPPPRDQLNELKPDCMSECVMNRTGIFNRKKSINDEKAMDTFTDKLDDNSLWVGAVESSVKECLDQADGRKPDFDKTMKELQKRFGNERICSPAAGFVMECVHVAVYRKCPDKVFKNNDSDCIAIKNHLAQCPFFTIFSDKASKKN from the exons ATGAAGCTAACCAAAGCACTGAGTTTGCTGTTGATCGCCGTGATCCAACTAACCTGCGCCGTCGATGACAAAGTTCCAGCCAACTGTTTGGGTAAAACCTTCAAAGCGGATCCCTTCTACTGTTGCAAAACACCGAAACTGCTGGACGAAGCGGTCATTAAACAGTGTCTGCAATTGTTTCCACCACCACGGGATCAACTGAACGAACTGAAACCGGAT TGCATGTCGGAATGTGTGATGAACCGTACTGGAATATTTAACCGGAAGAAAAGCATCAACGATGAGAAAGCGATGGACACATTCACCGATAAACTGGACGACAATTCGCTGTGGGTCGGCGCCGTCGAGAGCTCCGTCAAAGAATGTCTGGACCAGGCCGATGGTCGGAAGCCCGATTTCGACAAAACTATGAAGGAACTTCAGAAACGATTCGGCAACGAAAGAATCTGCTCCCCGGCCGCGGGATTCGTCATGGAGTGTGTTCACGTAGCAGTTTACAGG aaATGCCCGGATAAAGTCTTCAAGAACAATGACAGTGATTGTATTGCAATCAAAAATCATTTGGCCCAGTGCCCATTCTTCACGATTTTCTCTGATAAAGCATCGAAGAAAAATTGA
- the LOC131436518 gene encoding protein THEM6: MLCTVLGIVLGVIVALYVLFELHYFLRMCLCVVAARYVKKRLHILDTATVGGLCLTNDIDTLLYHMNNARYLREVDFARVDFYERTRLYRTIRSKGGSVVQGATTIRYRRFIRPFSRFSIRSRIVYWDEQSIFMEHRFIGASDGFIHCVALCRQRVLQCSAEEVMATLLKFCATANSNSSATCIEKGENGTDGGLVSNGNGGEFGSSTSSKLKPDMSPEVAKWLEWNELSSASLRSEC, translated from the exons ATGTTGTGCACCGTGCTAGGAATTGTGTTGGGAGTGATAGTGGCTCTCTATGTGCTATTTGAGCTGCACTATTTCCTGAGGATGTGCCTTTGTGTGGTTGCGGCCCGATATGTCAAAAAGCGATTGCACATTCTGGATACGGCCACCGTTGGGG GACTCTGTCTGACCAATGACATCGATACACTGCTGTACCACATGAACAATGCCCGCTACTTGCGAGAGGTGGATTTTGCCCGAGTTGACTTTTACGAGCGCACTCGACTGTACCGGACTATCCGGTCGAAGGGCGGTTCGGTTGTGCAGGGAGCAACAACGATCCGCTACAGGAGATTCATACGTCCATTTAGTCGGTTCAGCATCCGATCGAGG ATTGTTTACTGGGACGAACAATCGATTTTTATGGAACACCGATTTATCGGCGCCTCGGACGGATTCATCCACTGTGTGGCCTTGTGTCGCCAACGTGTCCTCCAGTGTTCGGCCGAGGAAGTAATGGCGACGTTGCTGAAATTTTGTGCGACTGCCAACAGCAACTCCTCGGCGACGTGCATCGAAAAGGGTGAAAATGGTACCGACGGTGGTCTGGTGAGTAACGGCAATGGTGGCGAGTTCGGCAGCAGCACCAGCAGCAAACTGAAACCGGACATGTCCCCAGAGGTGGCCAAGTGGCTCGAGTGGAACGAGCTATCCAGTGCGAGCTTGCGGAGTGAATGCTGA
- the LOC131438296 gene encoding general odorant-binding protein 67-like — protein sequence MKLVIAIAVAAVLLIQSTVFGENPCAKGPPVQKNPAECCETPMLLDKDIMMDCYKKYGEQTKRQMKMEGIPRGCCIAECGLNATGLYSNGMIKRDDMTKMFLDSVEDKPQWKTLVQDTLDECFKMAESMMDEIEAGAKLQPSFEGEQICHPISGTILRCMGMNMFVKCPSDVYKESDECNQLREYSKMCPII from the exons ATGAAGCTGGTGATCGCGATTGCAGTGGCGGCAGTGCTCCTGATTCAATCCACCGTTTTCGGAGAGAATCCTTGTGCCAAAGGACCCCCAGTGCAGAAG AATCCTGCCGAATGCTGCGAAACACCAATGCTGTTGGATAAAGATATCATGATGGATTGCTACAAGAAATACGGTGAACAAACCAAACGCCAGATGAAAATGGAAGGCATTCCAAGAGGTTGT TGTATTGCTGAGTGCGGCCTGAACGCTACCGGACTCTACTCCAATGGTATGATTAAACGAGACGACATGACGAAAATGTTCCTGGACTCGGTCGAAGATAAGCCCCAGTGGAAAACGTTGGTGCAGGATACCCTGGACGAGTGCTTCAAAATGGCCGAATCCATGATGGACGAAATCGAAGCTGGCGCCAAGTTGCAGCCCAGCTTCGAGGGTGAACAGATTTGTCATCCCATCTCCGGAACGATTCTGCGCTGCATGGGCATGAATATGTTCGTCAAGTGTCCCAGCGACGTATACAAGGAAAGTGACGAATGCAACCAACTGCGGGAGTATTCCAAGATGTGTCCAATCATTTAA